The DNA segment GCACATCTCCATCTGCATCGGGCGGAATTGATCGTGCCTGAAGCCATTCGGAATAACTTCAACCGGGGTGGTCACGTCCAGCTTCTTTATGCATTCTCGGTTGCTGTTGCTGACGGTAATAACGACCTCAGCAGCGTTGAGAATCGCTTCGATTCGCTCTTTCCACTCTGCATCCCGGAATGGCAGATCATAGATATCGTACCCATGCGCGGTGACAACGAATGGGATCCCACACTCCCCCTTCAACTTCGCACCTACAAAACCGTTCGGCCAGACAAAATGCGCATGAATGATGTCAGGATGTGCTTTGGACTCCTGGAGTCGATTTTCGATAGTGCCATAATAACGCTCTCCAATCCTTTTGAACTGATGGTCGCAAGGGAGATAGAAGAGAGGTATAGGATAGACAAACACGTTCTCGGGCAGATTCATTCGATCAATAAGAGTATCCTTCCGGAACGCTTTGAGGCGAGGAACCGGAAATACCCTGGAGATCTCGGTTGCCGGGTGGTACCTGACATACACATCAGTATGCATAAACCTCCCCGCGAGCAACTCCACCGGGTCCTTGACAAACGTGAGGTAATGGTCTGAGAGAACCATCAGTCTACGATCTTCCACAGGTACCGCCATCCGGATTGTATCAGTTGCAGGAACTCCCGTCGCCTCAGGTGGTGAAGAACCTGGGACTGGATTACCGCAGAACGTGAAGAGAATTCCGAGCGCAGGACCCTCTTGACCTCCCAGGTTCCGGGGTTCACCAGAGCACCCACATTTCCGATCTCACCATAGGTATGCGCGTCGCTGCCATATATACCGGGCTTTTTAAGTCCCTCAGCCAGTTGCAGCGCCCTCTCGTTCTGCTCTGCTGTAGAACGTGCGTTCCATACCTCGATGAGATCGACCGCTTTTGCCAGTCTTGGGATATCCAGGTGCGATCGATACGGGTGCGGCAGGACAGCAACGCCTCCTTGTCCTCTGATCTCTTCGATGACCTCATCCCAGCCGCGGGAACGGATCTCCTCGTTGACGAAAAGGCCGATGATGTCACCGGAATCGGTCAGGATCTCCACGCCGGGGATAACAGTCACTCCAACTTCCTTCTCCAGTTTTCTGGCATGGAGAGAACCCCGGATTGTGTCATGATCAGTTATTGCAACGCCAGTTAAACCGACCTCCTTTGCCCGCTTCAGGATCCGTCCTGGCCTCATCAACGAGTCTTGCGAGTAATTCGAATGGATGTGGCAGTCAAAGTAGAGGTCTTCCATGCGGCCTCCAGAATCTCCCCTGTTTGACACGGAGCGCAAACTCCCCAACCGTCATGCCGATCTGCAGGATGTTCGGCACGATATCATGAGAGTCAATGTCGTAATGGATAGTCCTATCCGCAAAATCGGAGAAGAAACGCGGCAGGACTCTCGGATTTGTCACCGCATGGAATATATCCTGGGGGAATAGCCACCTGAACTTCACACCGGTTTTATAGGAAAAAACCGGTTCGATATCCCCCTCACATGCCATCCTGCAGGTCAGGTACGGGAAGTCCACCCCTGATGCAATGGCAAGTTCAAGGGAGCCCCAGAATTTCGGGTTAATCTCCATCAGCACATACCTTCCGGTCCGCTCATCCTTCTTGAACTCGACCATGGCCACACCGTGCCATTGCAGGCTGTCAAGCAGTTTCAGGCCCTGTTCCATCAGCACTGGGTCATAGATGCTCTCGGCAAGGGCGCTCGGTCCACCGGTGACCGGGTATTCCCGTAGCCGCCGGTGCATGAAAATAGCCTTTGCCTCCCCATGGTTGTAGAGTGCAAAGAATCCGTATCCTCGCCCGGTGATATATTCCTGGACGATCGGCGAGAATGCCGATATTTTTTTGTACTGAGAAATGAGTTCCTCGCATGAATTCGCATATCCAACATTACCGTTCTCTCGAGCCCCTTTCACCACCACCGGATAGGAAAGGGATTCTGCAATCCGCTCTGCATCTTCAAGCGACTGCGGGTAGAAGGTCTTTGGAATGGCGATGCCGATACTCTCGGCAAGTTGCATGGTTTTGTCTTTATTTCCGGCGAGATCGATTGAGGCTCTATCAGGTAGGGGTACCTTGATGTAGGGTTCCAGTCTTTCCTGAATCAGGGAGATCTGATCAACTGCCGCGTAACTGATCGGCAGGATCGCATCGAACTGCTCCCGTTTGACCAGATCGTACACAAACTCCGAAAAAGCGGTGTCATGCTCCGGGTTGGGAGCAAAGATCCCTTTTGAGCAATACTTTGAGTGTAGCGATACACTCAGGCGCAGATCGGAGAGCACCGTAACATTGACTCCCTTCTTCCCCAGGGACCGGACTGATGCCAGCGTGTGTTTGAAGTTTCCGTCGGTGATAAGGACTCTCATACAAAAACCACGCTCACCCGCTCTCTATCGCACTTGATATCCACATACCCTTCGCCGCAGATGTAATCAGCATCAATATGCCGAACCCGCTCCGGATCGATGTGAACCCGGATGCGCAACGGCGGCAACGACCGGGCCGACTCAAGGCCTGCAACCGTGATCTTGAAGCCGTCTTTGGTTTTCGAATATTCCAGATTGGCATTACGGCGCATCCTGAACCAGTCGACGATATCGACTGCACGGGTGATCCAGGCGTTGTCTGACTTTGCCCTGTTGATTATACCCGTATACACGCCACCCCAGTCACGGGGGGCAGCCAGGCAGTCGCTGTGCCAGAGAACCGTGACGACACCGCCGTACTGCAACGCATGATCGAGGATCTCGTTGCAGGTCTGATACGCCTCGCCCTCATCCAGACCCAGGCAGTCTGCCCTTTCGCACCCCCTCTCCGTCGTAAGCCAGCAGTGCCTCCCGAACAGGCTGACGTCCTGGATGT comes from the Methanoculleus marisnigri JR1 genome and includes:
- a CDS encoding carboxylate--amine ligase, with amino-acid sequence MRVLITDGNFKHTLASVRSLGKKGVNVTVLSDLRLSVSLHSKYCSKGIFAPNPEHDTAFSEFVYDLVKREQFDAILPISYAAVDQISLIQERLEPYIKVPLPDRASIDLAGNKDKTMQLAESIGIAIPKTFYPQSLEDAERIAESLSYPVVVKGARENGNVGYANSCEELISQYKKISAFSPIVQEYITGRGYGFFALYNHGEAKAIFMHRRLREYPVTGGPSALAESIYDPVLMEQGLKLLDSLQWHGVAMVEFKKDERTGRYVLMEINPKFWGSLELAIASGVDFPYLTCRMACEGDIEPVFSYKTGVKFRWLFPQDIFHAVTNPRVLPRFFSDFADRTIHYDIDSHDIVPNILQIGMTVGEFALRVKQGRFWRPHGRPLL
- a CDS encoding PHP domain-containing protein, with amino-acid sequence MEDLYFDCHIHSNYSQDSLMRPGRILKRAKEVGLTGVAITDHDTIRGSLHARKLEKEVGVTVIPGVEILTDSGDIIGLFVNEEIRSRGWDEVIEEIRGQGGVAVLPHPYRSHLDIPRLAKAVDLIEVWNARSTAEQNERALQLAEGLKKPGIYGSDAHTYGEIGNVGALVNPGTWEVKRVLRSEFSSRSAVIQSQVLHHLRRREFLQLIQSGWRYLWKIVD
- a CDS encoding glycosyltransferase family 4 protein, whose product is MVLSDHYLTFVKDPVELLAGRFMHTDVYVRYHPATEISRVFPVPRLKAFRKDTLIDRMNLPENVFVYPIPLFYLPCDHQFKRIGERYYGTIENRLQESKAHPDIIHAHFVWPNGFVGAKLKGECGIPFVVTAHGYDIYDLPFRDAEWKERIEAILNAAEVVITVSNSNRECIKKLDVTTPVEVIPNGFRHDQFRPMQMEMCRRSLGLPVERKIILSVGNLVDVKGHTYLIDAMSEVVRKRKDVLCLIVGRGELKHRLEKKVSSLGLEQYVRLVGGKPHNEIPLWMNASDIFVLPSLRESFGVVQIEAMACGKPVVATRNGGSEEIVTPDDTGLLCAAEDPRSLAESIVRALDMPWDAEAITNGTGFYSWEAVGNKFLQIYSSVIKH